One window from the genome of Lentibacillus daqui encodes:
- a CDS encoding SulP family inorganic anion transporter — translation MIFKIMPGLKQLVHYHLSYLPNDLTAGMVVAFLLIPQSMAYAVIAGVPVVFGLFAAIFPVLIYALFGNSRYLSVGPVSIASLLAFTGIAALVKPHSSHFFTLIILLTLIVGVVQLMLSLIKFGSFFDYISPAVISGFTSAAAVIIAITQIPAIMGVSLASFQNIADYLLEITYHLHQVNIFTVILGFSSLWLLIILKTKFHTSLGPLIVIVASIIIVYFFHLEQRGVQIIGGIPRGLPSISLQLPTFDTFLSLLPIAFMIGFISFAESYSVAKTLAAKKNEQLNPNQELLGLGLANLTSSIVGAIPVAGAISRTAVNHQSGAKSNFSLFVAAAFVLITLLYLTPLFYFLPKATLAAVIIVAVTNLINVKDMRYYLKHAPFLAIIMLSTFLATLMIDIFVGLMIGIFLSLLYTFIKTKLLHVT, via the coding sequence ATGATTTTTAAAATAATGCCCGGACTAAAACAACTTGTCCATTATCATCTTTCCTATTTACCAAATGATCTTACCGCTGGGATGGTGGTTGCCTTTTTATTAATTCCGCAAAGTATGGCCTATGCTGTCATCGCCGGTGTGCCAGTAGTTTTTGGTTTATTCGCTGCTATTTTCCCTGTCTTAATTTATGCCTTATTTGGTAACTCAAGATATTTAAGTGTAGGTCCGGTCTCAATTGCATCCCTGTTAGCCTTTACAGGTATTGCGGCACTTGTAAAGCCCCATTCGTCACATTTTTTCACCCTAATCATTCTGTTGACCTTAATCGTTGGCGTGGTGCAACTGATGTTGAGTCTCATTAAGTTTGGTTCCTTTTTTGATTATATTTCACCCGCTGTAATCAGTGGATTTACGTCAGCCGCCGCTGTTATTATTGCGATAACCCAAATTCCGGCAATTATGGGGGTCAGCTTGGCATCATTTCAAAATATTGCCGATTACCTTCTTGAAATCACTTATCACCTGCACCAAGTAAATATTTTCACAGTGATTCTTGGATTTAGCAGTCTATGGTTACTGATCATTTTAAAAACCAAATTTCATACATCACTAGGGCCACTAATCGTTATCGTAGCATCAATCATTATCGTCTATTTTTTCCATTTAGAGCAAAGAGGAGTCCAAATCATTGGAGGCATCCCACGGGGGTTACCAAGTATTTCTTTGCAACTTCCAACATTTGATACATTCTTATCATTACTTCCAATTGCTTTCATGATTGGTTTTATTTCGTTCGCTGAATCCTATTCGGTTGCCAAAACACTGGCTGCAAAGAAAAATGAACAACTGAACCCGAATCAGGAATTGCTGGGGTTGGGACTAGCTAATCTAACCAGTTCCATTGTTGGTGCCATTCCAGTGGCAGGAGCGATTTCGCGAACAGCGGTTAATCATCAATCAGGGGCTAAAAGCAATTTTTCTTTATTTGTTGCGGCAGCATTTGTCTTGATCACACTGCTTTATTTAACTCCTCTATTTTATTTTTTACCAAAAGCAACACTCGCTGCCGTCATTATTGTTGCAGTCACCAACCTGATTAATGTTAAGGATATGCGTTATTATCTGAAACACGCGCCTTTCTTGGCGATCATTATGCTTTCAACGTTTCTCGCTACATTAATGATTGATATTTTTGTTGGATTAATGATTGGTATTTTTCTTTCACTGTTGTATACGTTTATCAAAACAAAGCTATTGCATGTAACCTAG
- a CDS encoding diaminopimelate dehydrogenase → MGEKINVGIVGYGNLGKGAEMAIGQQPDMELVAIFTRRDPQTLKVNDPNVKVLHIDDAKEYQEQIDVMILCGGSATDLPEQVPAFAKMFNTVDSFDTHAKIPEYFASVDKVAQASGTTSIISVGWDPGLFSINRVMSEAVLAQGKTYTFWGKGLSQGHSDAVRRIDGVKNGVQYTIPSEKVMEQVRNGENPEASNSDRHTRTCYIVPEEGADTARIEQEIKTMPNYFDEYETTVHFITEEELKRDHSAMPHGGFVIRSGQTGDGNNQIVEFSLKLDSNPGFTSSVLVAYARAAHRLNKDGQHGAKTVYDVAPGYISPKTPEELRKDYL, encoded by the coding sequence ATGGGAGAAAAGATCAATGTAGGAATTGTAGGTTACGGTAATTTGGGAAAAGGTGCAGAAATGGCAATTGGACAACAGCCAGACATGGAGCTTGTCGCTATTTTTACCCGAAGAGACCCACAAACATTAAAAGTGAATGATCCAAACGTAAAGGTTTTACATATTGACGACGCGAAGGAATACCAGGAGCAAATTGATGTCATGATTTTGTGTGGCGGTTCCGCTACGGATTTACCTGAACAGGTTCCTGCTTTTGCAAAGATGTTTAATACGGTAGATAGTTTTGATACACATGCTAAAATTCCGGAATACTTTGCATCGGTGGATAAAGTTGCACAGGCAAGCGGAACAACCAGTATCATTTCGGTTGGCTGGGATCCAGGATTGTTTTCCATTAATCGCGTGATGTCTGAAGCAGTGTTGGCGCAGGGTAAAACATACACATTTTGGGGTAAAGGCTTGAGCCAGGGACATTCCGATGCAGTAAGAAGGATTGATGGCGTGAAGAATGGTGTACAATATACCATACCTTCAGAAAAAGTAATGGAACAAGTCAGAAATGGGGAAAATCCGGAGGCATCCAATAGCGATCGTCACACAAGGACATGCTATATTGTCCCAGAGGAAGGGGCAGATACAGCACGAATTGAGCAGGAAATTAAAACAATGCCGAACTATTTTGACGAATATGAGACAACCGTACACTTTATTACCGAGGAAGAATTGAAGCGGGATCATTCTGCCATGCCTCATGGTGGTTTTGTCATCCGGAGTGGACAAACCGGTGACGGCAACAATCAGATCGTTGAATTCAGTTTGAAGCTGGACAGCAATCCCGGGTTTACCTCAAGCGTGCTGGTAGCATATGCCCGAGCCGCCCATCGCTTAAATAAAGACGGGCAACACGGAGCGAAAACGGTGTATGATGTCGCACCAGGTTACATTTCACCGAAGACGCCGGAAGAATTACGCAAGGACTATTTATAA
- a CDS encoding GlcG/HbpS family heme-binding protein, with translation MGIINLDVAKDLIAGAEEEAKKIGVQMVITVLDEDGNLVATHRMDDAWLASIDIAHNKAWTSVALKMPSGDLAEATVPNAELYGINTTNNGRIVVFGGGFPLVKDDKVVGAVGVSGSSVANDVQVSEAAVKVFNEKFNA, from the coding sequence TTGGGGATTATTAATTTGGATGTGGCGAAAGACTTGATTGCTGGAGCAGAGGAAGAGGCTAAGAAGATCGGAGTACAAATGGTAATTACGGTGCTAGACGAGGACGGAAATCTGGTGGCAACCCATCGCATGGATGACGCTTGGCTTGCAAGTATAGACATTGCCCACAATAAAGCATGGACATCCGTTGCATTGAAGATGCCTAGCGGGGATTTGGCTGAGGCGACCGTTCCAAATGCTGAACTTTACGGGATTAATACAACTAACAATGGCCGGATTGTCGTGTTTGGTGGTGGTTTTCCTTTGGTGAAGGATGACAAAGTAGTTGGTGCTGTCGGTGTTAGTGGAAGTTCGGTGGCAAATGATGTCCAAGTTTCTGAGGCAGCAGTTAAAGTGTTTAACGAAAAATTTAACGCTTAG
- a CDS encoding mandelate racemase/muconate lactonizing enzyme family protein, translating to MKISKVDVFQIELPLKEPFIISYTSFDVMPAIIIRIETDEGIVGFGESVPDEHVTGESVHSVFAALKHQLVPALLGKDPGNIQDIHAMMDRELVRNGAAKAAVDIACYDILGKYSNLPVYTLLGGRKEQQPVIPKVLSILEPEVLAEQAKAAVAEGYQEIKMKLGIDHTKDIARVQAVRQAVGDRVKIRVDVNQGWQSVQVAKEMIRQLEPFHVSWVEQPIAQESLSMFKELKEASSIPLMADESLVTSQDLRTLVEHRAVDYINIKLMKSGGIYPSYKLATQADLFGIKCQIGSMVESSIGSAAGFHVALSKQNIVSTELSGPTKFSTDVGNLGYTLPHVNITDQPGLGITVDMNALQQLAVKHKELS from the coding sequence ATGAAAATAAGCAAAGTAGATGTGTTTCAAATAGAATTACCACTAAAAGAGCCATTCATTATTTCATATACGTCCTTCGATGTGATGCCGGCAATCATTATTCGGATTGAAACGGATGAAGGGATTGTTGGTTTTGGGGAGAGTGTACCCGATGAACATGTCACAGGGGAATCAGTACATAGCGTTTTTGCGGCATTAAAGCATCAGTTGGTCCCCGCCCTGTTAGGAAAAGATCCTGGAAATATTCAGGACATCCATGCAATGATGGATCGGGAATTGGTACGTAATGGGGCTGCAAAAGCTGCGGTTGATATTGCCTGCTACGATATTTTAGGAAAATACAGCAACCTGCCAGTTTATACATTGCTTGGTGGCAGAAAAGAACAACAACCAGTCATCCCAAAAGTATTAAGTATTCTGGAACCAGAAGTACTTGCTGAACAAGCGAAGGCTGCGGTTGCAGAAGGTTATCAAGAAATTAAGATGAAACTCGGAATTGACCATACTAAAGATATTGCGCGAGTACAGGCTGTTCGTCAAGCTGTTGGGGACCGGGTGAAAATTCGTGTTGATGTCAATCAGGGCTGGCAAAGTGTACAGGTTGCCAAGGAGATGATCCGGCAACTGGAACCATTTCATGTTTCTTGGGTGGAACAACCGATTGCCCAGGAAAGCTTGTCCATGTTCAAGGAATTAAAGGAGGCAAGTTCCATTCCATTAATGGCTGATGAAAGTTTAGTAACCTCACAGGATTTGCGCACCCTTGTCGAACATCGGGCGGTGGATTATATCAATATTAAGCTGATGAAAAGTGGCGGCATTTATCCATCATACAAGCTTGCTACACAGGCAGACTTGTTTGGTATTAAGTGTCAAATCGGATCCATGGTTGAGTCCAGCATTGGATCAGCGGCAGGATTCCACGTTGCCTTATCTAAGCAAAATATTGTCTCAACCGAACTGTCCGGCCCAACTAAATTTTCAACCGATGTCGGTAATCTAGGCTATACCTTGCCACACGTGAATATAACTGATCAGCCAGGCCTGGGCATCACGGTGGACATGAACGCATTACAACAACTAGCCGTAAAACACAAAGAACTTAGCTAA
- a CDS encoding amidohydrolase, with the protein MQKQELQALWQHLHENAEVSLKEVNTSNYLMNHFKNAGFQPVAFQFIPGFYVEVGNGQPKIGLRADMDALLQEVNGKLQANHSCGHDAHMTIVTGVMHRLKGMEDQLKGTVRAIFQPAEEQGNGAVRVVNEGVVDDLDYLFGVHVRPYSEIDFPDCAPGIQHGACLFVKGKIKGVDHHGARPHEGVNAVEVGTAIVQQLQHIHTAPQIPATIKMTNFHAGNDNLNIIPGEATFGLDVRAQTNDVMDKMKEKIQTICSHLSSIYDVSIEISLDDDVPAAIINQEAEDIMHHAIVESLGKQHTQPTIITPGSDDFHYYTLMRPNIKATMLALGADVTPGLHHPQMTFNKEAIENGINILVEACIEA; encoded by the coding sequence ATGCAAAAACAAGAATTACAGGCATTATGGCAACATTTGCATGAAAACGCAGAAGTAAGTTTAAAAGAAGTAAACACATCCAATTATTTGATGAACCACTTTAAAAATGCTGGATTTCAACCAGTTGCATTTCAGTTTATTCCCGGTTTCTATGTGGAAGTTGGCAACGGGCAGCCAAAAATAGGCTTGCGCGCCGATATGGATGCACTTCTGCAAGAAGTCAATGGCAAGTTACAAGCGAATCATTCATGTGGTCACGACGCGCATATGACGATTGTGACTGGTGTTATGCATCGGTTAAAGGGTATGGAGGATCAGCTGAAAGGAACGGTACGGGCAATTTTTCAGCCAGCTGAGGAACAGGGAAATGGTGCGGTTCGGGTCGTCAATGAGGGTGTTGTGGATGATTTGGATTATTTATTTGGTGTCCATGTGCGCCCCTATAGTGAGATCGATTTTCCGGATTGCGCGCCAGGTATTCAACACGGCGCGTGTCTATTTGTCAAAGGGAAGATTAAAGGTGTGGATCACCATGGAGCACGTCCACACGAAGGGGTCAATGCCGTAGAAGTGGGAACAGCAATCGTGCAACAGCTGCAACATATTCATACCGCTCCACAAATACCGGCGACAATTAAAATGACCAATTTTCATGCAGGCAATGATAATTTAAACATTATTCCGGGGGAAGCAACATTCGGCCTTGATGTACGTGCCCAAACCAATGATGTAATGGATAAAATGAAAGAAAAAATTCAAACCATCTGCAGTCATCTGTCATCCATTTATGATGTGTCAATTGAGATTTCGCTGGATGATGATGTTCCGGCAGCGATTATTAATCAAGAGGCAGAAGACATCATGCATCACGCGATTGTGGAAAGTTTAGGAAAACAACACACCCAACCAACGATTATTACACCAGGTTCAGATGATTTTCACTATTATACGTTAATGCGGCCGAACATCAAGGCGACCATGTTGGCACTTGGAGCAGACGTCACCCCGGGTCTTCACCACCCACAAATGACCTTTAATAAAGAAGCGATCGAAAACGGAATTAATATTTTGGTCGAAGCTTGCATAGAAGCATAG
- a CDS encoding amidase, whose translation MQTLRCGISQEVITLSNSLITKSVEELAPLLETRVISSVELTKAVLDHAETKNKEINAYISFSRKEAVEAAEKADKEIRIGHYRGMYHGIPMAIKDNLYIKNDVTTIGSKIHQNFVPDYDATVVKKLREAGAVLTGKLNMHEYAWGATTNNPHFGPTRNPRNLQHIPGGSSGGSGAAVAADMSAASLGTDTAGSIRIPSSACGIVGLKPTYGLVSKYGCFPLSWSLDHIGPMTKTVKDAAGLLEVIAGFDKNDSTVLNVPVENYTKQLTGNVKDLVIGVNEEYFFHQVDAEIEALVRKNIQRLVDQGAKVVEIKIPTLQYSEWAEMITALTEASTVHHRNLIERPDDFGDDVRLLFELGEIPSAVDYLQAQQVRRQLKQDFQKAFEKVDVLIFPTLPMLPPKIGEDDAEINGRRVDLMDNIVRFTGPGNLTGLPALSVPCGYKSELPVGLQIMGPAFKEGLVLNVGYALEQG comes from the coding sequence ATGCAGACATTGCGGTGCGGAATATCCCAGGAGGTGATCACGTTGAGTAATTCGTTGATCACGAAATCAGTTGAAGAACTGGCACCACTACTTGAAACAAGGGTGATTTCCTCGGTTGAACTAACTAAAGCTGTATTGGATCATGCGGAGACAAAAAACAAGGAGATTAATGCTTACATTAGTTTTTCGCGAAAAGAAGCGGTAGAAGCTGCTGAAAAGGCGGACAAAGAAATACGGATTGGCCATTATCGTGGGATGTATCATGGAATTCCCATGGCCATTAAAGATAACTTGTACATTAAAAATGATGTTACAACGATAGGTTCGAAAATCCACCAAAACTTTGTCCCGGACTATGATGCGACTGTTGTAAAAAAGTTGAGAGAGGCCGGAGCGGTTTTGACTGGAAAATTGAACATGCATGAATATGCTTGGGGTGCGACCACCAACAACCCACATTTTGGACCAACCAGGAACCCGCGAAATTTACAGCATATTCCTGGAGGTTCAAGTGGTGGATCTGGTGCTGCAGTTGCTGCTGATATGAGCGCTGCTTCGTTAGGCACGGATACAGCCGGTTCCATTCGTATTCCTTCATCAGCTTGTGGTATTGTCGGCTTAAAACCCACATACGGACTGGTCAGTAAGTATGGTTGTTTTCCATTATCTTGGTCACTTGATCATATCGGACCGATGACAAAAACGGTCAAAGATGCTGCGGGATTACTCGAAGTCATCGCCGGTTTTGATAAAAATGATTCGACTGTGTTAAATGTTCCTGTTGAAAATTATACCAAACAACTGACCGGTAATGTGAAAGATCTGGTTATCGGTGTAAATGAGGAATATTTTTTCCATCAGGTAGATGCAGAAATTGAAGCATTGGTTCGAAAAAATATTCAAAGGCTGGTTGATCAAGGGGCAAAAGTCGTCGAGATAAAAATACCCACCCTCCAATACAGTGAATGGGCAGAAATGATAACGGCTTTAACAGAGGCATCGACTGTTCATCATCGAAATCTAATAGAGCGTCCAGATGATTTTGGTGATGATGTCCGGCTGTTATTCGAACTTGGAGAAATACCGTCAGCAGTTGATTATCTTCAGGCACAGCAAGTAAGACGACAATTGAAACAAGATTTCCAAAAGGCTTTTGAAAAAGTCGATGTCCTCATTTTCCCAACGCTACCCATGTTACCGCCAAAAATTGGGGAGGATGATGCAGAAATTAATGGAAGAAGAGTAGACCTCATGGACAATATCGTGCGCTTTACCGGACCAGGGAACCTAACTGGGCTGCCTGCGCTCTCCGTACCATGTGGCTATAAAAGTGAATTACCAGTCGGCCTGCAAATTATGGGACCGGCATTCAAAGAAGGGCTTGTATTAAATGTTGGTTATGCTTTGGAGCAGGGATAG